The following proteins come from a genomic window of Trifolium pratense cultivar HEN17-A07 linkage group LG4, ARS_RC_1.1, whole genome shotgun sequence:
- the LOC123924099 gene encoding abscisic acid receptor PYL4-like — MPSPIQLQRFNTNTETASVNFIANGVNCPKQIQQTRRYALSTEKITVSDTVANHHTHVVGPHQCYSVVIQTINASVSTVWSVVRRFDNPQGYKNFVKSCNVVAGDGIRVGALREVRLVSGLPAVSSTERLDILDEERHVISFSVVGGVHRCRNYRSVTTLHGDGNGGTVVIESYVVDVPCGNTKEETCSFVDTIVRCNLQSLAQIAEKL, encoded by the coding sequence ATGCCTTCACCTATTCAGCTTCAAAGATTCAACACTAACACCGAAACAGCCTCCGTTAATTTCATAGCTAACGGCGTTAACTGTCCAAAACAAATCCAACAAACGCGTCGTTACGCGCTTTCAACGGAAAAAATAACCGTTTCCGATACGGTTGCGAATCACCACACACACGTGGTGGGACCACACCAGTGTTACTCCGTCGTGATCCAAACCATCAACGCCTCCGTTTCAACCGTTTGGTCCGTCGTTAGACGATTTGATAATCCACAAGGATACAAAAACTTTGTGAAAAGCTGCAACGTCGTCGCCGGCGATGGCATTCGTGTCGGTGCTCTCCGTGAAGTCCGGTTGGTTTCCGGTTTACCTGCTGTTTCGAGTACGGAGCGGTTAGATATACTTGATGAAGAACGCCATGTCATCAGTTTCAGTGTTGTTGGTGGTGTTCATCGGTGTAGGAATTATCGATCGGTGACGACGCTTCACGGTGACGGTAATGGAGGAACGGTTGTTATTGAATCTTATGTTGTTGATGTACCGTGTGGTAACACAAAGGAAGAAACGTGTAGTTTTGTTGATACCATTGTTCGGTGTAATTTGCAGTCACTTGCTCAAATCGCTGAAAAACTCTGA
- the LOC123922349 gene encoding bifunctional lysine-specific demethylase and histidyl-hydroxylase NO66-like, with amino-acid sequence MTDDVGQTRGGRESRAHGSACREAVKVHRIPRQSKGKGVVGQAEAQHEPESEDENVEEQEFEDEHEVDFEQEAPEHEDELEVEDEMEVADDVEDEMEVADEQTPPPPKKKNHVKRIREQHREETHHL; translated from the coding sequence ATGACAGATGATGTTGGGCAAACAAGAGGTGGAAGGGAAAGTAGAGCACATGGCTCTGCATGTAGAGAGGCTGTGAAGGTACATAGAATCCCAAGACAAAGTAAGGGGAAAGGAGTTGTTGGACAGGCTGAAGCTCAACATGAGCCTGAATCTGAAGATGAGAATGTGGAGGAACAAGAGTTTGAGGATGAGCACGAAGTGGACTTCGAACAAGAGGCGCCTGAACACGAAGATGAGTTGGAAGTCGAAGATGAGATGGAAGTTGCTGATGATGTGGAAGACGAGATGGAAGTTGCTGACGAAcaaacaccaccaccaccaaaaaaaaaaaatcacgtaaAAAGAATCCGAGAACAACACAGGGAAGAAACCCACCACCTGTAG